The Ziziphus jujuba cultivar Dongzao chromosome 1, ASM3175591v1 genome segment aatttatattttaaaatttgatttaaatgagaTAATTGCATTCCTCTAAATCTTTTTCATTATCTaaactgttttttcttttaatcttataatatttccttttatataattttaaaatattcttataaaaaacaattatattaattatattatataatttattatttttatttacaattatttgtaCCATGTACATAGAATATCTTACTGTGTCATCATTAATCATGTATATCTATGATTAGTAAAAATCATGGattgacatatttttttaaaaaatctttaattctcttttatattaaatattagatataaaattatttactatttgctattgaatatttatatataattatcaatttttcaatttcaattttaaatttaataattatcattttaattttagtttattcattttctatattcaagaatataataacataattataataattaatcaaagggtaaaataattatttgataatattatcaTTCTTGTTAGGGAAATAAAACCAGCACATGATAGTAATCAATATCGAGAttgaatcaaaattataaaagtgaACCTGATCATAATTACAAATTCAAATTGATGGtcataagttttatataattttattacattttacaattgattattactatttacaattatttgtactatatataaaatatcttagTTTGTAGATATTAGTGTCcgtttggcttttttttttggctaaaaaactctatttgatggctaaaattttttttttatctaaaaatgAGGATGTTTAGCAAGAAtcaataagtacttattgacaaaaaattagctttttaagctattttagaaaaatccaatcttttttaaaaaaactgttttttttttttttcaaacttacATAGAAGATTCAATAAGCATTTAAtgtaactttttaatttataatcaaatacgtattagttttttaataaaagttatttttcaaaaaaaaaatttattatacaaaacttTACAAGCAAAAGCTCTACTTTTATCAGTTATACAAAATCGATATTTAATCAAacttgtatataaatatgtatatccATGAGTAATAAAATCATGCCTTTAATTGGTGGCACACTAGATATTCCAAGGTTTTGTTGAATGACATTCAAGAAAAAtgtattctaaatttttttatagaatttggaAAATTCTCTCTCTTAGACGAAATGATAAAGAAATAACTGGAAACATATTTACCAAAACCTCACTGCGGAATCTACCAAAAAAAGATCCAATATTATCTCTTTCATTATTCTAAATTGTTATTCTATTTTAAATAGGAACGTACTTGTTATTTTTAACTCTTAAATTCAAGAATTCTTGTAGAATTTTCCTGAaaatcttcatttttcttttatattaaatattacatattagataatttaatattaagcattaaatattaaaattataaataattatcaatttttttaatttaaacttaaatttaactttaatatattattaataagtatCATTCTAgatagtatttaatatatactattaaaattatagatagttatcaaatttcaatttaaatttatttgttcaattttcaataatattatctaCTACTAATTATCTATTTTGAAACTTGacacatttttgaaaaaattatagataatatttgatatattaaatgattatacaaataattatcaatttttcaatttaaatttctttgttctatttttaataattaatgttaTCTAGTGTTACATAATAAATATTGAGACTacacatatttttaaaaaatatatatatataatatttaatttaaataattcacTGTCGATTGTCACTTGTcaaaaatatcaaacaatatattaataaacttttggatggaaaataatttacaattgatTGCCATTTGCAAACTATCCTActttaatatattcataataatactattattatagattttaaatttttacaaaatttgttaactaaataatatttattaaaatattactaattgacatattcatataatttaaatataaaaaattaaaatattaaatgaataaataaatttaaaaaaatatattaattaaatattattatattatttaataaatattttcataactataataatattattgattaagATGTACCTAATTATTTCTAAATATGTCAATTTATCCCCTAACAATATGCAATATAAAATGACATTTACAAAAACGCAACAAAATACCCAACAGGGAAGATGACAATGAAATACGagcattaaataaaataaaataaaattgcataaatcTTTGAAACTAAAACTACAAGGCAggatatattttaatcaaactTGAGGGGTTCAAAggtaatttggttaaaaaaaaaaaaaaaaaaaggaagaaaaatctttGAATTATCACACATGCAAAAGCACTCCAAGCCTCGCTGAGGCCTTCCTTGGATCAATTTGGCTCTCGTTTGCTCTCAGCTTGCCATTTCTTGGAGTACCCAAATCCTTTTTCCTCAGCCTGCGGACCACCCTTTTCCAAACACCTCTTAGAAAGGTCTCTCACATGAGGTCTCAACACCCAGCCAAACCATCACCCCTACTGGAATTTTCCCTGTTGAGTTCAGTGCGGTAGAGTGAATAAAACGGTGTCGTAGTTCAAGCGGCGAATTGAGTCCTACAGAATCAAGGAAAGCACATTGCGGGGCTTTATTAGACTTGCCTAACAGAACAGGTCATTGTCTTGCTTCTTCTCTAAGCTAGAAATGTCTGTTTTTTGTTATTAACTATATGTTTTTTTCACTCTGTAACTcatggtttctaggagagtttTACAAGATGGTTTTTgtgatatttttttggtaaattgaaaAATGGTGGTGATGATTATGTCAAATGGGCAAATGGGTATCTCTAATTTTCAGAGACCTGGGATTTTGGATTCGGGTTTTAAACCGAATTCATTTTCTTTGTCTGCGTTTTCAATTCATTGGAGACCTACATTCGGTGTTGATTTGAACTGTAAGAATAGAGTATTGAAGCGTGGAACGATTAGTAAAGTTCTGTCGAAGGGAGGAGGAGGGTCTGATGGGGTTCTTGAAAAGGAATTTGAATTTAAGCCGTCATTCGATGAGTATTTGAAGGTTATGGAATCTGTTAGAACTGTTAAAGACAGGAATCAAGGAATTGGTTCAAAGGAACAAAAGTCTATGAAAGGTTTGAAGGATAAAGTTGAAGGTAATGCAGAAAATACCAATGAGTTAGTCGGAAATATTGATGTTTTCATGAATGGGAAGGAAAGACAAATGGAAGTAATTTCGAAACTGAAAGAAGGATTTAGAAGCAAGGAAAGAACGGTCAAGAAGCAGGAAGGTGGAGTTACAAGTGGTAAAAGATCGTCGAGATATCAGAGCAGTGGGGAGCAAGCGGAGTTGGAGGATTTCAGTTCAAGTAAGAGTACTGGGAATGCAGAAAAGAGCACCAGATTAAGGGATCCCTTGCAAACTAAATACTATGATATGGCCGTACAAGGTGACAAAAAGCATGGAGGCCTTAAGAGGAACTGGCTACAAGAAGAGAAAATAACTGATAAAGTTGTTGcaccaaaaaatggaaaattaacaaGGAGAAATGAGGCTTTCCTCAAAAGAGTTGATGATAAGAGTTCGACGGTGGAAAGAGAAGCCTTCAGGAATTTTgatgaatataataatatcatGGACCAACCACGTGTTTCACAAATGGCAATGGAGGAGAGAATCCAGCAGTTAGCAAAATTGTAAGTCTTCCACTCATCTTTTTTCCCGACTGCCTACCTTGTATATTGGTAGAATTGTTCCTTTGCTAGCTGATTAGTCACTTTAGTCTCTTCAACTTGATTTCGAAAAGTTCTCTTCAGCCTCATTTCAGAatctgtaatttatttatttttttgaattaactTCCAATATTGTGAAACTCACTGTAGCTGACATTCTCTTAAATATAATTACTTATCCTGagggaaaattttttaattaattggattAGAGTTGTATCTTTGTCTCAACtcataaaaaaaactttgctcCAGAAATGTAACAATGGGTTTATGGATTAAATTTTGTGgtcttttatataaatttgaagCAGTCATGAAGATTGCCATTTTAGATaattttgtgatttaattggCATTTTTCTTGACTCTAGTTAGATCTACATGGGCTACTGTTCTTAAGTTAATTATTGTTGTCACCTTAGTTGGTGAGTTTGCTTGTCTTGTCCTAGATCTGTCTTCATTTTTGTGTGATTTATGTAACTTGATATCTCGTGTGtagtattaatttattattgagAGTGGTCATGATGTAATTATCTTGTGGTCTCTCTTCAAGTtaaagtaatttattttatcaggTTGAATGGTGCAGATATTGATATGCCTGAGTGGATGTTTTCAAAGATGATGCGAAGTGCAAAAATCAGATTCACAGATCATTCTATACTGAGAGTTATTCAGTTATTAGGAAAACTAGGGAACTGGAGGAGGGTTTTACAAGTCATTGAGTGGCTTCAAATGCGTGAACGCTTCAAATCGCATAAACtgaggtatttattttattacttttgtgTCTTGGTTTGCTAGAAAACTTTAGATGACTTTTTGAATTTATACTATTGACTAGTGGAAATGTTGAAGATCTCAGTTTCTATGAAACGGGTAACAAGTTGCATGGAGCTTCAGGTCCCTTTTAACATTGAGATTAGCTTTATAGATTTCTATCATTTAATGGGCTAAACTTTATAAATCCAAACCTAACTTGAGTCAATTGGagtatagattttattttattttattattattatattttttgttttagaaacacTATTCTTGAATGCAGCTCATAAAATAGGGTTATCTtaacttttcaaatttatatttttcctttttcttcttcttatttggCAAGTAGTGGTAACTGCCAAAATGTTTTTGCAACATGCTTATGTAAATGATCAGTGTAGATGCAAGAAATGTAGGTGTCGGAAGAGTTTTGAGCAGGCAATCAAAAAATGTTGTTGACTGAAACATATGAGGCAACAATtggaaaatgtcaaatcaaaGCATGCTGGTTTGCTTTTTTTTGCAGCTGGAGTTGACAGGGGCAGTCTGGCATAGGTGCGATTTTAATAAGCTATAAACAGTTGACGGTAGAGGTCCCTTGGTTTTAAATGAAGAGTCAGaagtttttcttcattttctaattttgtttttgaatttatgTGTAACAAAAAGGTCCACTCAAAAAATTTCAAGGGGGTGATTTAGACTTGCCACATACAAGCAAACATAGATGTATAAAATAAATCTGAATAGAGTAGTTGTGTTAAGGCATCTCAAAGATTGACACTTGAACTCCATTAGAAAATGGTCTACCTTCTCTAGACCTCTATGATTCCTTTCAAGCCATAAGGACCAGAGTATGCATAATGGAATTGCCTTCCAAATGGCTTTCTTGGGGTTTTCTCTGCAATGCTCCATGACTGTTCAAAAGTAGAGAATAAAACAATACTGTCATCAACTAGCACAATCCGTACAGGTACTAGTATATCCCCAAAGCTCTTATCTGCTGGAGCAATTGCCCAACAGGTAATGAAGTAGAAGATGGAATGGAACACATTTTCATCTCACCTCTTAAGCATCTAATAACCACCACCCTCCCTCTAATTGCCTATTGTTAGTGCGAACTAAAACTCCATGGAATAAGGTTCTATTTTCTACCCAATAATGCTACATAGGATGACTTCACTCTGGAACTCTTCAAACAAACAATCTTCACTAACAACATTCTCATTCAATCTCCTAATCTTGCCTTGTACAAAACTAATAGGACATAATTGTATCTGTGCTTTCTGGCAGTGGCTTAAAGCTTCTTATAAAATCTAGAATTCAAGATGAAGCTACATTGTTTACGTCCAAATGACCATAAACCAAGTCACCTTTTAGCATCTTTATTCGCTTACTAacagcttaagcttttgggcTTGATTGTAATACAGTAAATTTATGCAGTGTTAGCTTTCTTTTTCGTTTATATTGTTTTAGTTTGTTTTGTTATGTTTTTGTTCCTTTGAGGATTCCTTGTACTGTCAAATGTGTTTATCGAATGTTCAATTATGGATaacgttttgttttgttttgttttcgaGAATTATGGCAACTTGTAAGTTCTTGAAATACTGTACTTCGAATGATTGGTTGGTTTTTAGGTGTTAGAAAGCATTTGGTGCCTGTTACTTCTCTCTATTTGATTTTCTCGAATTTCTGTTCTCTGAAATATTATATAGCCTCTTGATTGATTTGAGAAGATCATTTCTATATCGTTTCttgaattttgttctctttatgTTTTAGATTCATATATACAACTGCACTTAATGTTCTTGGAAAGGCAAAGAGACCTGTGGAGGCCCTCAATGTATTTCATGCCATGCAGGTAACTCAcattggttattattattttgtactaCACATGCTCTTTGCTCTTGAGATacgcttattttaattttcaaaaaaaaaaaaaaaaaaaaaagtaaaaacaaaaagctatGCTTCTTCTAAGGATGAATGAAGTTTGACCTTAGGCCATAATTCTCTGTTTCCCTTTTCACCAGCAACAAATGTCCTCGTATCCTGACTTAGTAGCTTATCACTCTATTGCTATCACTCTTGGACAAGCGGGGCATATGAAGGAACTTTTTGATGTGATTGATACTATGCAATCACCTCCCAAGAAGAAGTTCAAGAAAGGAGCACTTGAGAAGTGGGACCCTCGCTTGGAACCAGATATTGTTGTTTACAATGCGGTGCGTAGTACTTTACGAACTCATATTAATGATTGTTAAATTTCAACATTTCAACGTGAATTTGAATTCATTGAAAGGTTTGTAAAACCATTGTGGAATTATGTCTTTTCTGTTTGGATATTCATATTGTCTAACACTTGTAACTTTAATCATATTGCTGTTCGCATTGCAAGTCAAGTAGTTAGGTTGTATGCTTTATATTTGTTTACGTAGATTCTCTTATTCTGTCCATCGTGATAAGGTTATTAGGCAGTTACTCTTTTTACATAAATTAATGGGATCATATATGTATTCGAAGATTTTGACAATTAAGAAAATGTTGGGGATTCACTTCTTCTCAACTTTGTTAGATTTACTAATCAATATTAATTATACCTGCACTTACCTCTGAATGGTAATATGTAAAAGCtggatttgtttttttcttctttattttagaaGATATTTTTGGTGCGTCATATAAAGGGTTCTTAA includes the following:
- the LOC107433835 gene encoding pentatricopeptide repeat-containing protein At1g30610, chloroplastic, yielding MVVMIMSNGQMGISNFQRPGILDSGFKPNSFSLSAFSIHWRPTFGVDLNCKNRVLKRGTISKVLSKGGGGSDGVLEKEFEFKPSFDEYLKVMESVRTVKDRNQGIGSKEQKSMKGLKDKVEGNAENTNELVGNIDVFMNGKERQMEVISKLKEGFRSKERTVKKQEGGVTSGKRSSRYQSSGEQAELEDFSSSKSTGNAEKSTRLRDPLQTKYYDMAVQGDKKHGGLKRNWLQEEKITDKVVAPKNGKLTRRNEAFLKRVDDKSSTVEREAFRNFDEYNNIMDQPRVSQMAMEERIQQLAKLLNGADIDMPEWMFSKMMRSAKIRFTDHSILRVIQLLGKLGNWRRVLQVIEWLQMRERFKSHKLRFIYTTALNVLGKAKRPVEALNVFHAMQQQMSSYPDLVAYHSIAITLGQAGHMKELFDVIDTMQSPPKKKFKKGALEKWDPRLEPDIVVYNAVLNACVQRKQWEGAFWVMQQLKQKGIHPSTTTYGLVMEVMFACGKYNLVHEFFRKVQKSSIPNALTYRVLVNTLWKEGKVDQAVSAVENMEGRGVVGSAALYYDLARCLCGAGRCQEALKQIKKICKVANKPLVVTYTGLVQACLDSGNIQDAEYIFNQMKDFCSPNLVTCNIMLKAYLEHGMFKEAKELFLEMLEDGNHISSKSDYKVRVIPDIYTFNTLLDACTAEKRWDDFEYVFKRMLHHGFHFNAKRHLRMILDASRAGKGELLDMAWIHLTEAARVPPPPLIKERFCLKLEKGDVVAAISCISYHNLGNLQEFSQKAWLKLLKEDSKRFSKDSLIRLIHEISILISGRDCPNPVLDNVLASCKEVCRTGVIVADIKPTETFSRTQIDSDLKFQ